The nucleotide sequence TCCGTCGGCCGCACCTCGTCGGCGTTCCTGGATGGCGCCGTCATCGGAATCTGGGTCGCAGGCATGCTTGCGTTGGCGGTACCGGTCCTGCGTTCCTGGTTGAAGATCAAGGAGCTAAAGCGAACCTCGCGTCAGGTGAACGACGAAGAAACCTTACGTCTTCTGGAGCAGTGCAAGCAGCATCTCGGCTTGTCGAAGCGTTTCGTCGTTTTGGAGTCGGCGGACGTAGTTTCCCCTATGCTGATCGGGGTAGGCAGGACGTATTTGGTGTTCCCGCAACGTTTCTGCGAATGGCTTTCGGCGGAGGAAATCAAATATATTATTTTGCACGAACTCATTCATTATAAACATAAGGATCATCTAACGAGCGTTCTGCTCGTCGCTTATCAGCTGTTATACTGGTATAACCCGCTTGTATGGATCGCTTTCCGAATCATGCGGTCTGATCGGGAAATCGCGTGCGATCATGCGGTGCTCCGTACGCTGGACGACCGGTCTTACGCGAAGTACGGGCACACGATAATCAATTTTGCGGAAAAGTTGTCGCGCCCTGCAGCTCCCGCGTGGGTGAACCGGTTCGCGAGCTCCAAGAAGCAGCTGAAGCGGCGAATCGAGAGAATCGCCTCCTATACTTCCGAGTCTAGACGTCTAAGAAGGAAGAGTATCGCGGTCTTTCTCGTCGCGGCGGCTTTCGTCGCCTGCCAAGTTCCCCTCGTTTCCGCATTGGCCGTCGACGAAAATCGGTTCTCGTTTACGGACGAGAGAGCGGCCTACGAAGATTTGGGCGCTTACTTCGGCGGTTACGACGGCAGCTTCGTCATGTACCATGCGCAGGAAGATCGTTACACGATTTACAACAAGTCCGGAAGCGAGCGCAGAGTATCGCCCGATTCGACCTATAAAATTTATGGAGCATTATTCGGATTGGATTCCGGAGCGGTCGGGACGAACGAATCCACTCTCCGCTGGAATGGCGAGCGACAACCTTACGACGAGTGGAATCGGGATCAGGACTTGTTCACGGCGATGAAGCGTTCGGTGAATTGGTATTTTCAAGAGCTCGACGCGCGGATCGGGCGGGATCGTCTGCAAGCGTATCTGGATCGGGTCGGCTACGGCAATGCCGACCTATCGGACGGCGCCGCGCCGTTCTGGTTGGAAGCGTCCCTGAAGATCTCCCCCGTGGAGCAGGTGCTGTTGCTGGAATCGTTCTACAGCAATCGATTCGGGTTTCGGGACGAGCATATCGAAACCGTGAAGGATGCCATCCGCTTGGACGAGAAGGAGGGTGCGCTCTTGT is from Paenibacillus antri and encodes:
- a CDS encoding BlaR1 family beta-lactam sensor/signal transducer, producing the protein MYYPQLFVGFVVSSITVVGILLLKRIFRSQLTALWHYKLWFLLPIALTLPMLPLDKLRLGFEWSLPKVARSSGNGAPNMGPAGPAAGDGSWLQDFTVSVGRTSSAFLDGAVIGIWVAGMLALAVPVLRSWLKIKELKRTSRQVNDEETLRLLEQCKQHLGLSKRFVVLESADVVSPMLIGVGRTYLVFPQRFCEWLSAEEIKYIILHELIHYKHKDHLTSVLLVAYQLLYWYNPLVWIAFRIMRSDREIACDHAVLRTLDDRSYAKYGHTIINFAEKLSRPAAPAWVNRFASSKKQLKRRIERIASYTSESRRLRRKSIAVFLVAAAFVACQVPLVSALAVDENRFSFTDERAAYEDLGAYFGGYDGSFVMYHAQEDRYTIYNKSGSERRVSPDSTYKIYGALFGLDSGAVGTNESTLRWNGERQPYDEWNRDQDLFTAMKRSVNWYFQELDARIGRDRLQAYLDRVGYGNADLSDGAAPFWLEASLKISPVEQVLLLESFYSNRFGFRDEHIETVKDAIRLDEKEGALLSGKTGTGAANGKEERGWFVGYVEKEGDTYFFATHIGSENRANGSAAAEIALSILRDKGIY